The proteins below are encoded in one region of Dama dama isolate Ldn47 chromosome 21, ASM3311817v1, whole genome shotgun sequence:
- the NAPRT gene encoding nicotinate phosphoribosyltransferase isoform X1, whose product MAAEQDPEGRAAARPLLTDLYQATMALGYWRAGRAQDQAEFELFFRQCPFGGAFALAAGLRDCVRFLRAFRLRDADVQFLASALPSDTDPAFFEHLRALDCSGVTVRALPEGSLAFPGVPLLQVSGPLLVVQLLETPLLCLVSYASLIATNAARLRLIAGPDKRLLEMGLRRAQGPDGGLTASTYSYLGGFDASSNVLAGQLRGVPVAGTLAHSFVTSFSGSEVPPDPVSTPVPLATFQRGDPQGHPFPGRRRHQSLLSSQMLAPAAGQGSQVDLAASVETWLERVCGHLGLGVQEPHRGERAAFVAYALAFPRAFQGLLDTYSVRRSGLPNFLAVALALQELGYQAVGVRLDSGDLLQQAREIRGVFRTAAAQFGVPWLQSVPIAVSNNIDEEELARLAQKGSEVNVIGIGTSVVTCPRQPSLGCVYKLVSVGGQPRMKLTEDPKKQTLPGSKAAFRLLGSDGSLLLDVLQLAEEPPPQAGQELRVWPQGARESRTVRPAHVEPLLRLWVKQGQLCEPLPSLAESRAFAQQSLHRLSPAHRRLEQPALYEVALSEKLQALVDRLSARGAL is encoded by the exons ATGGCGGCGGAGCAGGACCCTGAGGGGCGCGCGGCGGCGCGGCCGCTGCTCACCGACCTGTACCAGGCCACCATGGCGCTGGGCTATTGGCGCGCCGGCCGCGCGCAGGACCAGGCCGAGTTCGAGCTCTTCTTCCGCCAGTGCCCGTTCGGCGGAGCCTTCGCCTTGGCCGCGGGGCTGCGCGACTGCGTGCGTTTCCTGCGCGCCTTCCGCCTGCGGGACGCAG ACGTGCAGTTCCTCGCTTCGGCGTTGCCCTCAGACACAGACCCCGCCTTCTTTGAGCACCTTCGTGCCCTCGACTGCTCTGGGGTGACGGTGCGGGCCCTGCCCGAGGGCTCCCTCGCCTTCCCCGGC GTGCCGCTACTGCAGGTGTCCGGGCCGCTGCTGGTGGTGCAGCTGCTGGAGACGCCGCTCCTCTGCCTGGTCAGCTACGCCAG CCTCATCGCTACAAATGCCGCGCGCCTTCGCCTGATCGCAGGGCCCGACAAGCGGCTGCTGGAGATGGGGCTTCGGCGTGCTCAGGGCCCCGACGGGGGTCTTACTGCCTCTACCTACAGCTACCTGGGCG GCTTCGATGCCAGCAGCAACGTGCTCGCAGGACAGCTGCGGGGCGTGCCGGTGGCCGGGACCCTGGCACACTCCTTCGTCACTTCCTTTTCAGGCAGCGAGGTGCCCCCTGACCCGGTCAGTACCCCTGTACCTCTAGCTACATTCCAGAGGGGAGACCCCCAGGGCCATCCCTTCCCCGGAAGGAGGAGGCACCAGTCCCTGCTCAGCTCTCAG ATGTTGGCTCCGGCGGCTGGTCAGGGCTCCCAGGTGGATCTGGCTGCCAGCGTGGAGACGTGGCTGGAGCGTGTGTGTGGCCACCTGGGGCTGGGTGTGCAAGAGCCGCACCGGGGGGAGCGGGCAGCCTTTGTGGCCTACGCCCTGGCTTTTCCCCGGGCCTTCCAGGGCCTGCTGGACACCTACAGTGTGCGGAG GAGCGGGCTCCCCAACTTCCTGGCTGTAGCCCTGGCCCTGCAGGAGCTGGGCTACCAGGCAGTGGGTGTGAGGCTGGACAGTGGCGACCTGCTTCAGCAGGCTCGGGAGATCCGCGGGGTCTTCCGGACAGCTGCGGCCCA GTTTGGGGTGCCCTGGCTGCAGTCGGTCCCCATTGCTGTCAGCAACAACATTGATGAGGAGGAGCTGGCCCGGCTGGCCCAgaag GGCAGTGAGGTGAATGTCATTGGCATCGGCACTAGCGTGGTCACCTGCCCTCGCCAGCCTTCCCTGGGCTGTGTCTACAAG CTGGTGTCTGTGGGAGGCCAGCCGCGGATGAAGCTGACTGAGGACCCCAAGAAGCAGACATTGCCTGGGAGCAAGGCTGCCTtccggctcctgggctctgatg ggtCTCTGCTGTTAGACGTGCTGCAGTTGGCAGAGGAGCCACCTCCGCAGGCTGGCCAGGAGCTGCGAGTCTGGCCTCAAGGGGCCCGGGAGTCCCGTACTGTGAGGCCAGCCCACGTGGAGCCACTGCTGCGACTCTGGGTCAAGCAGGGACAG CTGTGTGAGCCACTGCCGTCTCTGGCTGAATCCAGAGCCTTCGCCCAGCAGTCCCTGCACCGTCTGAGCCCTGCCCACAGGCGGCTGGAGCAGCCGGCACTGTACGAG GTCGCACTGTCTGAGAAGCTCCAGGCCCTGGTGGACAGACTGAGTGCCAGAGGAGCCCTCTGA
- the NAPRT gene encoding nicotinate phosphoribosyltransferase isoform X2, whose amino-acid sequence MAAEQDPEGRAAARPLLTDLYQATMALGYWRAGRAQDQAEFELFFRQCPFGGAFALAAGLRDCVRFLRAFRLRDADVQFLASALPSDTDPAFFEHLRALDCSGVTVRALPEGSLAFPGVPLLQVSGPLLVVQLLETPLLCLVSYASLIATNAARLRLIAGPDKRLLEMGLRRAQGPDGGLTASTYSYLGGFDASSNVLAGQLRGVPVAGTLAHSFVTSFSGSEVPPDPMLAPAAGQGSQVDLAASVETWLERVCGHLGLGVQEPHRGERAAFVAYALAFPRAFQGLLDTYSVRRSGLPNFLAVALALQELGYQAVGVRLDSGDLLQQAREIRGVFRTAAAQFGVPWLQSVPIAVSNNIDEEELARLAQKGSEVNVIGIGTSVVTCPRQPSLGCVYKLVSVGGQPRMKLTEDPKKQTLPGSKAAFRLLGSDGSLLLDVLQLAEEPPPQAGQELRVWPQGARESRTVRPAHVEPLLRLWVKQGQLCEPLPSLAESRAFAQQSLHRLSPAHRRLEQPALYEVALSEKLQALVDRLSARGAL is encoded by the exons ATGGCGGCGGAGCAGGACCCTGAGGGGCGCGCGGCGGCGCGGCCGCTGCTCACCGACCTGTACCAGGCCACCATGGCGCTGGGCTATTGGCGCGCCGGCCGCGCGCAGGACCAGGCCGAGTTCGAGCTCTTCTTCCGCCAGTGCCCGTTCGGCGGAGCCTTCGCCTTGGCCGCGGGGCTGCGCGACTGCGTGCGTTTCCTGCGCGCCTTCCGCCTGCGGGACGCAG ACGTGCAGTTCCTCGCTTCGGCGTTGCCCTCAGACACAGACCCCGCCTTCTTTGAGCACCTTCGTGCCCTCGACTGCTCTGGGGTGACGGTGCGGGCCCTGCCCGAGGGCTCCCTCGCCTTCCCCGGC GTGCCGCTACTGCAGGTGTCCGGGCCGCTGCTGGTGGTGCAGCTGCTGGAGACGCCGCTCCTCTGCCTGGTCAGCTACGCCAG CCTCATCGCTACAAATGCCGCGCGCCTTCGCCTGATCGCAGGGCCCGACAAGCGGCTGCTGGAGATGGGGCTTCGGCGTGCTCAGGGCCCCGACGGGGGTCTTACTGCCTCTACCTACAGCTACCTGGGCG GCTTCGATGCCAGCAGCAACGTGCTCGCAGGACAGCTGCGGGGCGTGCCGGTGGCCGGGACCCTGGCACACTCCTTCGTCACTTCCTTTTCAGGCAGCGAGGTGCCCCCTGACCCG ATGTTGGCTCCGGCGGCTGGTCAGGGCTCCCAGGTGGATCTGGCTGCCAGCGTGGAGACGTGGCTGGAGCGTGTGTGTGGCCACCTGGGGCTGGGTGTGCAAGAGCCGCACCGGGGGGAGCGGGCAGCCTTTGTGGCCTACGCCCTGGCTTTTCCCCGGGCCTTCCAGGGCCTGCTGGACACCTACAGTGTGCGGAG GAGCGGGCTCCCCAACTTCCTGGCTGTAGCCCTGGCCCTGCAGGAGCTGGGCTACCAGGCAGTGGGTGTGAGGCTGGACAGTGGCGACCTGCTTCAGCAGGCTCGGGAGATCCGCGGGGTCTTCCGGACAGCTGCGGCCCA GTTTGGGGTGCCCTGGCTGCAGTCGGTCCCCATTGCTGTCAGCAACAACATTGATGAGGAGGAGCTGGCCCGGCTGGCCCAgaag GGCAGTGAGGTGAATGTCATTGGCATCGGCACTAGCGTGGTCACCTGCCCTCGCCAGCCTTCCCTGGGCTGTGTCTACAAG CTGGTGTCTGTGGGAGGCCAGCCGCGGATGAAGCTGACTGAGGACCCCAAGAAGCAGACATTGCCTGGGAGCAAGGCTGCCTtccggctcctgggctctgatg ggtCTCTGCTGTTAGACGTGCTGCAGTTGGCAGAGGAGCCACCTCCGCAGGCTGGCCAGGAGCTGCGAGTCTGGCCTCAAGGGGCCCGGGAGTCCCGTACTGTGAGGCCAGCCCACGTGGAGCCACTGCTGCGACTCTGGGTCAAGCAGGGACAG CTGTGTGAGCCACTGCCGTCTCTGGCTGAATCCAGAGCCTTCGCCCAGCAGTCCCTGCACCGTCTGAGCCCTGCCCACAGGCGGCTGGAGCAGCCGGCACTGTACGAG GTCGCACTGTCTGAGAAGCTCCAGGCCCTGGTGGACAGACTGAGTGCCAGAGGAGCCCTCTGA
- the NAPRT gene encoding nicotinate phosphoribosyltransferase isoform X3, which yields MAAEQDPEGRAAARPLLTDLYQATMALGYWRAGRAQDQAEFELFFRQCPFGGAFALAAGLRDCVRFLRAFRLRDADVQFLASALPSDTDPAFFEHLRALDCSGVTVRALPEGSLAFPGVPLLQVSGPLLVVQLLETPLLCLVSYASLIATNAARLRLIAGPDKRLLEMGLRRAQGPDGGLTASTYSYLGGFDASSNVLAGQLRGVPVAGTLAHSFVTSFSGSEVPPDPMLAPAAGQGSQVDLAASVETWLERVCGHLGLGVQEPHRGERAAFVAYALAFPRAFQGLLDTYSVRRSGLPNFLAVALALQELGYQAVGVRLDSGDLLQQAREIRGVFRTAAAQFGVPWLQSVPIAVSNNIDEEELARLAQKLVSVGGQPRMKLTEDPKKQTLPGSKAAFRLLGSDGSLLLDVLQLAEEPPPQAGQELRVWPQGARESRTVRPAHVEPLLRLWVKQGQLCEPLPSLAESRAFAQQSLHRLSPAHRRLEQPALYEVALSEKLQALVDRLSARGAL from the exons ATGGCGGCGGAGCAGGACCCTGAGGGGCGCGCGGCGGCGCGGCCGCTGCTCACCGACCTGTACCAGGCCACCATGGCGCTGGGCTATTGGCGCGCCGGCCGCGCGCAGGACCAGGCCGAGTTCGAGCTCTTCTTCCGCCAGTGCCCGTTCGGCGGAGCCTTCGCCTTGGCCGCGGGGCTGCGCGACTGCGTGCGTTTCCTGCGCGCCTTCCGCCTGCGGGACGCAG ACGTGCAGTTCCTCGCTTCGGCGTTGCCCTCAGACACAGACCCCGCCTTCTTTGAGCACCTTCGTGCCCTCGACTGCTCTGGGGTGACGGTGCGGGCCCTGCCCGAGGGCTCCCTCGCCTTCCCCGGC GTGCCGCTACTGCAGGTGTCCGGGCCGCTGCTGGTGGTGCAGCTGCTGGAGACGCCGCTCCTCTGCCTGGTCAGCTACGCCAG CCTCATCGCTACAAATGCCGCGCGCCTTCGCCTGATCGCAGGGCCCGACAAGCGGCTGCTGGAGATGGGGCTTCGGCGTGCTCAGGGCCCCGACGGGGGTCTTACTGCCTCTACCTACAGCTACCTGGGCG GCTTCGATGCCAGCAGCAACGTGCTCGCAGGACAGCTGCGGGGCGTGCCGGTGGCCGGGACCCTGGCACACTCCTTCGTCACTTCCTTTTCAGGCAGCGAGGTGCCCCCTGACCCG ATGTTGGCTCCGGCGGCTGGTCAGGGCTCCCAGGTGGATCTGGCTGCCAGCGTGGAGACGTGGCTGGAGCGTGTGTGTGGCCACCTGGGGCTGGGTGTGCAAGAGCCGCACCGGGGGGAGCGGGCAGCCTTTGTGGCCTACGCCCTGGCTTTTCCCCGGGCCTTCCAGGGCCTGCTGGACACCTACAGTGTGCGGAG GAGCGGGCTCCCCAACTTCCTGGCTGTAGCCCTGGCCCTGCAGGAGCTGGGCTACCAGGCAGTGGGTGTGAGGCTGGACAGTGGCGACCTGCTTCAGCAGGCTCGGGAGATCCGCGGGGTCTTCCGGACAGCTGCGGCCCA GTTTGGGGTGCCCTGGCTGCAGTCGGTCCCCATTGCTGTCAGCAACAACATTGATGAGGAGGAGCTGGCCCGGCTGGCCCAgaag CTGGTGTCTGTGGGAGGCCAGCCGCGGATGAAGCTGACTGAGGACCCCAAGAAGCAGACATTGCCTGGGAGCAAGGCTGCCTtccggctcctgggctctgatg ggtCTCTGCTGTTAGACGTGCTGCAGTTGGCAGAGGAGCCACCTCCGCAGGCTGGCCAGGAGCTGCGAGTCTGGCCTCAAGGGGCCCGGGAGTCCCGTACTGTGAGGCCAGCCCACGTGGAGCCACTGCTGCGACTCTGGGTCAAGCAGGGACAG CTGTGTGAGCCACTGCCGTCTCTGGCTGAATCCAGAGCCTTCGCCCAGCAGTCCCTGCACCGTCTGAGCCCTGCCCACAGGCGGCTGGAGCAGCCGGCACTGTACGAG GTCGCACTGTCTGAGAAGCTCCAGGCCCTGGTGGACAGACTGAGTGCCAGAGGAGCCCTCTGA